The proteins below come from a single Henckelia pumila isolate YLH828 unplaced genomic scaffold, ASM3356847v2 CTG_270:::fragment_3, whole genome shotgun sequence genomic window:
- the LOC140870883 gene encoding uncharacterized protein → MDKEWMRKDRLSLEYEIGIESFLQFAMSNANDPNAIPCPCARCGNLKKKNVQTIRAHLIYNGIDLTYHTWIWHGERSMTVNSMNGTNGFGQDEHASFAEEPIDMVHAVYDSYAENPSQFNKLLEDAEKSLYPGCTKFTKLSAIMKLFNLKAKYGWSDNSFTDLLSLFREMLPDDNELPSSLYDAKKSLRALGMEYVKIHACPNDCILYRKEYEDLANCPTCGTSRWKLSNKSKVKEGVRAKVLWYFPPIPRFQKMFRDKTVSKELTWHSDKRICDGYLRHPADAPSWKLVDRMWPDFASETRNLRLAISADGINPHSLMSSSYSCWPILMITYNLPPWLCMKRKFVMLTLLISGPRQPGNDIDVYLAPLVDDLKCLWDECVEAYDAYRQESFSLRAVLLWTINDFPAYGNMSGCFGGAFRACLERL, encoded by the coding sequence ATGGACAAAGAATGGATGCGTAAGGATAGGCTATCACTTGAATATGAAATCGGAATAGAGTCTTTCTTGCAATTTGCAATGAGCAATGCTAATGATCCTAATGCAATTCCTTGCCCATGTGCAAGATGTggtaatttgaagaaaaaaaatgttcaaACTATAAGGGCGCATTTGATCTATAATGGTATAGATTTGACATATCATACATGGATATGGCATGGGGAAAGATCTATGACAGTGAACTCAATGAACGGTACTAATGGATTTGGGCAAGATGAACACGCATCTTTTGCTGAAGAACCTATAGATATGGTACATGCTGTATATGATTCGTATGCTGAGAATCCAAGTCAATTCAATAAGCTACTTGAAGATGCCGAGAAAAGTTTATATCCTGGATGTACTAAATTCACAAAGTTATCTGCCATTATGAAATTATTTAACTTGAAGGCAAAATATGGTTGGAGTGATAATAGTTTCACCGATCTACTTAGTTTGTTTCGAGAAATGCTTCCAGATGACAATGAATTGCCTTCATCATTGTATGATGCCAAGAAAAGCTTACGTGCACTAGGGATGGAATACGTGAAAATACATGCTTGTCCTAATGATTGTATCTTATACCGGAAGGAGTACGAAGATCTTGCCAATTGCCCTACTTGTGGGACATCGAGGTGGAAGTTGAGCAACAAATCTAAGGTAAAAGAAGGAGTTCGTGCAAAGGTCTTGTGGTATTTCCCACCTATCCCAAGATTTCAAAAAATGTTTCGGGATAAGACGGTATCCAAAGAGTTAACTTGGCATTCTGACAAAAGAATTTGTGATGGATACTTACGTCATCCAGCTGATGCACCATCTTGGAAATTAGTTGATCGCATGTGGCCAGATTTTGCTTCCGAgacaagaaatttgagattggCTATATCAGCAGACGGGATCAATCCCCATAGTTTGATGAGTTCTTCGTATAGTTGTTGGCCAATTTTAATGATCACATACAATCTTCCACCATGGTTGTGTATGAAGAGAAAATTTGTGATGCTCACTTTGTTGATTTCTGGTCCTAGACAACCGGGAAATGATATTGATGTTTACTTAGCACCTTTGGTTGACGACTTaaaatgcttatgggatgaATGTGTTGAAGCATACGATGCATATCGACAAGAAAGTTTCTCCCTTAGAGCTGTGCTACTGTGGACAATCAATGATTTTCCAGCATATGGGAACATGTCAGGTTGTTTTGGGGGTGCTTTTAGAGCTTGTTTGGAGCGGCTTTGA